A genomic region of Cannabis sativa cultivar Pink pepper isolate KNU-18-1 chromosome 1, ASM2916894v1, whole genome shotgun sequence contains the following coding sequences:
- the LOC115704441 gene encoding zinc finger protein BRUTUS, with protein sequence MASSSSSLSSSAQGLQFRSTIISTDDDSPILFFLIFHKAIRNGLNEIHKLATAGTRSNVEIIQALLGPTHFLGSIFMQYLKAKDKVIFPAVGARVKNLDETSYLVVQNKDENDVLAKLFELLNSRLTLMVQIQINHEATFQTELASLTGVLKLLAVQNMAKVEEQVFPLLIESYSRKEQASLVWQFLNDMPTYVLAKVLSWLSSSLSIDEYQHLQNSLTGIIPKEKLLQQAIFNWIKRKDFDHDTILNNNTLMEKANCESETSSHPVDDLLLWHRAIKRELNETLEKIKRMYVSGDFSNRSVFDGRLKFIAEICICHSIAKEKVLYPEIYGETSIFHQHSEVKSKFNEFCDLIESGGENSSTSAEFLSNLCSCADQITETINKHFYIEEVQVISLARVNLNVKRQQEILYQSLCMMPLRLIKQVLPWLIGVMTDEEAHNFFKNIQLAAPASDAALVKLFSSWGCRASNQSLTSSSRANSFYPTEKFFDVNGEETFQSLSPFHIALPTGVVSPVSSKDSNSLRSLMILADRSEEQPIDILFKVHKAIRRDLEYLSIESARVSDYDETFLHQFIGRFSLFWGLYRAHTDSKDNIVYPALESKEGLYNVAHSYKVDHKQDEKKLEHISYLLSEISQIHTSLKSVRNEKDSSLSTFGDYDIECIRQYHELCGRLQYMCKSLRMMIDQHMSREELEMWPLFRIQFSREEQHRIIGFMLGTTSGEVLQLLLPWVLSALSQEEHDQMMETLKHVTRNTMFSEWLNDCWKDTSIRTFPNGEFQRSMGISMLKPRKNGTGKVCLDSDSENVTKKYLQNSMISYWMGAQQRLPQSLSCKDCTGENLKGRFPSFRDPENKVFGCEHYKRNCKIRASCCDKLVTCNFCHDSISNHAMDRKETSEMMCMRCLIIQPIGPICKTPSCSGFPMAKYYCNICKLFDDEREIYHCPFCNICRVGRGLGVGYFHCMSCNCCLSIRLLDHECKEKCLETSCPVCDKFLFTSTTAVRALPCGHYIHSACFKACNPSPYTCLICNQSSGNTMKAPAESKVTVGGDGPDWNMKPYSHIENGNKETSPWTEANSQKKDFGLARFWTNRLYPLLLWFVTPFFITGKAQKIGKDFHSAVEGNKAKDRFFLCFVMVCSLVVFCVMSSLVVLLCLKIVGQDKYVLPW encoded by the exons ATggcctcatcatcatcatcattatcatcatcagcACAAGGTTTGCAGTTTAGGAGTACTATTATTAGTACAGATGATGATTCTccaattttgtttttccttattttccACAAAGCCATTCGTAATGGGCTGAATGAGATTCATAAATTGGCAACGGCTGGTACCCGTTCTAATGTTGAAATAATTCAAGCCCTTTTGGGGCCTACCCATTTTCTGGGATCaatttttatgcaatatttaaAAGCCAAAGAtaag GTGATTTTTCCAGCTGTCGGTGCACGTGTGAAGAATTTAGATGAAACGTCGTACTTGGTTGTTCAAAACAAGGATGAAAATGATGTTCTTGCTAAATTATTCGAGCTTCTTAATTCTAGATTAACTTTAATGGTCCAAATCCAAATCAATCATGAAGCTACGTTCCAAACAGAGTTAGCTTCCTTGACAGGTGTCTTGAAGTTATTGGCTGTTCAGAATATGGCTAAAGTTGAGGAGCAG GTGTTTCCCTTGCTTATTGAAAGTTACTCTCGTAAAGAGCAGGCCTCTTTGGTATGGCAGTTCTTGAATGACATGCCCACATATGTGCTAGCGAAGGTACTTTCATGGCTATCTTCTTCTCTTTCAATTGATGAATACCAACATCTGCAAAACTCATTAACCGGAATTATCCCAAAGGAAAAGCTTCTTCAACag GCCATTTTCAACTGGATTAAAAGAAAAGATTTTGATCATGACACCATTTTGAATAATAATACTTTAATGGAAAAAGCAAACTGTGAAAGTGAAACTAGTTCACATCCAGTAGATGATTTATTGCTCTGGCATAGGGCTATCAAAAGAGAGTTGAATGAGACATTGGAGAAGATCAAGAGGATGTATGTTTCTGGCGATTTTTCTAATCGATCAGTTTTCGATGGAAGGCTAAAGTTTATTGCTGAAATTTGCATTTGTCACAG CATTGCTAAAGAAAAAGTCTTGTATCCAGAAATATATGGTGAAACTTCAATTTTCCATCAGCATAGTGAAGTAAAGAGTAAATTTAATGAGTTTTGTGATTTGATTGAAAGTGGTGGAGAAAACTCTTCTACTTCAGCTGAGTTTCTTTCAAATCTATGTTCTTGTGCTGATCAGATAACAGAAACCATAAACAAACACTTCTACATTGAGGAAGTACAG GTTATTTCACTTGCTAGAGTGAACTTAAATGTCAAAAGGCAACAAGAAATTTTGTATCAAAGCTTGTGTATGATGCCTTTGAGATTGATTAAACAAGTCTTGCCATGGCTGATTGGAGTGATGACTGATGAAGAAGCTCATAACTTCTTCAAGAATATACAGTTGGCAG CACCAGCATCAGATGCTGCTCTCGTAAAACTCTTTTCTAGTTGGGGTTGCAGGGCGAGTAACCAGAGTTTAACTTCATCTTCAAGAGCAAACAGTTTCTATCCTACCGAGAAATTCTTTGATGTTAATGGAGAAGAAACTTTTCAATCACTCTCACCATTTCATATTGCTTTGCCTACTGGAGTAGTCTCCCCTGTTTCCTCCAAAGATAGCAACTCTttaagatctttaatgattttgGCAGATAGAAGTGAGGAACAACCAATAGATATTCTGTTTAAAGTGCATAAAGCCATACGCCGAGACTTAGAATATTTAAGCATTGAATCTGCCAGAGTTAGTGATTATGATGAGACTTTTCTGCATCAGTTCATTGGAAGATTTTCTCTATTTTGGGGTTTGTATAGAGCTCATACTGATTCTAAGGATAATATAGTATACCCTGCATTAGAATCCAAGGAGGGACTCTATAATGTGGCTCACTCATACAAGGTAGATCATAAGCAGGATGAAAAAAAGTTGGAGCATATTTCATATCTTCTTTCTGAAATCTCACAAATTCATACAAGCTTGAAGAGTGTTCGTAATGAAAAGGACTCGAGTCTAAGTACTTTCGGAGACTATGACATTGAATGCATCAGACAGTACCACGAGCTATGTGGTCGGCTTCAATACATGTGCAAGTCCTTAAGAATGATGATAGATCAACATATGTCAAGGGAAGAACTTGAAATGTGGCCATTGTTTAGAATTCAGTTTTCTAGGGAAGAGCAGCATCGGATTATTGGGTTCATGTTAGGGACAACTAGTGGTGAAGTGCTTCAGTTACTGCTTCCATGGGTACTTTCTGCTCTTTCACAGGAGGAACATGATCAAATGATGGAAACATTAAAGCATGTAACAAGAAATACAATGTTCAGTGAATGGCTTAATGATTGCTGGAAAGACACTTCAATAAGAACATTCCCAAATG GTGAATTTCAAAGAAGCATGGGGATCAGTATGTTAAAGCCTCGTAAGAATGGCACTGGAAAGGTTTGTCTAGACTCGGATTCTGAGAATGTGACAAAGAAATACCTACAGAACAGTATGATCAG TTACTGGATGGGTGCTCAGCAAAGACTTCCTCAATCATTGAGTTGTAAAGATTGCACAGGTGAAAACTTAAAAGGAAGATTCCCATCGTTTCGAGATCCTGAGAATAAGGTATTTGGTTGTGAGCACTACAAAAGAAACTGCAAAATTCGGGCTTCTTGTTGTGACAAGCTGGTTACCTGTAACTTTTGCCATGACAGTATAAGTAACCATGCAATGGACAG GAAAGAAACATCAGAAATGATGTGTATGAGATGCTTGATCATTCAGCCGATCGGGCCAATATGCAAGACGCCTTCATGCAGTGGATTTCCAATGGCGAAGTACTATTGCAATATATGCAAACTTTTCGATGATGAAAG GGAAATTTATCATTGCCCATTCTGCAATATATGCCGGGTTGGGAGGGGGCTCGGTGTTGGCTATTTTCATTGTATGTCTTGCAACTGCTGCCTTTCAATAAGATTATTGGATCATGAGTGCAAGGAGAAATGCCTAGAGACCAGCTGCCCGGTCTGCGACAAGTTCTTATTCACATCAACTACAGCAGTCAGAGCTCTACCCTGCGGCCATTATATCCATTCAGCTTGCTTTAAG GCATGCAATCCAAGTCCTTATACATGCTTGATCTGCAACCAATCTTCGGGAAATACCATG AAAGCACCAGCAGAATCAAAAGTTACCGTGGGTGGTGATGGTCCTGATTGGAATATGAAACCATACAGTCATATTGAAAATGGGAATAAGGAAACCTCGCCATGGACTGAGGCAAACTCTCAGAAGAAGGATTTTGGATTAGCAAGGTTTTGG ACAAACAGGTTATATCCTCTTTTGCTATGGTTTGTAACACCATTTTTCATCACGGGAAAAGCTCAAAAGATTGGAAAAGATTTCCATAGTGCGGTTGAAGGGAACAAAGCAAAAGACAGATTCTTTCTATGTTTTGTTATGGTTTGCTCTTTAGTGGTGTTCTGTGTCATGAGCAGCCTCGTAGTTTTGCTTTGTCTTAAGATTGTGGGACAAGACAAGTATGTTTTACCATGGTAG